In one window of Azospirillum ramasamyi DNA:
- the uvrC gene encoding excinuclease ABC subunit UvrC — MDRVPGSGADVIRAQLPTLPDTPGVYRMLAADGSVLYVGKAKNLKRRVASYTRTDGLPNRTRRMVSLTRSMEFVTTHTEAEALLLEANLIRSLLPPFNILVKDDRSFSYIVIGHSSKGSGHDFPRLMHHRGSAERRGTAGKGNRRDSDLFGPYASPHLVGMTIAALQRAFLLRTCDDGVFVSRTRPCLQHQIKRCSAPCVGRVSEEEYTAQVQGVRDVLSGRSAEVQAEFARHMLDSSDRLEYEDAARWRDRIRALTALQSRQDINLEDALGDADVLALHREGGAACVQAFFFRGGRNQGTRAFFPRIDAEEEPGDILAAFAAQLYADTPPPALLLLSDPVESPELLADALSLSAGHRVAVECPKRGPKRRAVEHAQTNARDALGRRMSERSTQATLLEGVARVFGLPAAPRRIEIYDTSHIQGSFPVGAMVVAGPEGFQRNAYRRFYIRDPEAAGDDYAMLRETFTRRFHRSNDAGRDSGQWPDLVLIDGGLGQLNAVKDELAMLQITDIPLVAIAKGPDRNAGRERFFRPGQPPLTLPPNDPVLHFLQRLRDEAHRTAIDSHRARRMKAMSHTRIDGIPGIGPARKKALLHHFGSATAVASAGLKDLEAAPGISAATARKLYEHFHG; from the coding sequence ATGGACAGGGTGCCCGGCAGCGGAGCGGACGTCATCCGCGCGCAGTTGCCGACCCTGCCGGACACGCCCGGCGTCTATCGGATGCTGGCGGCCGACGGGTCGGTCCTTTATGTCGGCAAGGCCAAGAACCTGAAACGCCGGGTGGCCAGCTACACCCGGACCGACGGACTGCCCAACCGCACCCGCCGGATGGTGTCGCTGACCCGCTCCATGGAGTTCGTCACCACCCATACCGAGGCCGAGGCGCTTCTGCTGGAAGCGAACCTGATCCGCAGCCTGCTGCCGCCCTTCAACATCCTGGTGAAGGACGACCGCTCCTTCTCCTACATCGTCATCGGCCACAGCAGCAAAGGAAGCGGCCACGACTTCCCCCGCCTGATGCATCATCGCGGCAGCGCCGAGCGCCGCGGCACGGCGGGCAAGGGCAACCGCCGCGATTCCGACCTGTTCGGCCCCTATGCCTCGCCGCATCTGGTCGGCATGACCATCGCCGCTCTGCAGCGCGCCTTCCTGCTGCGCACCTGCGACGACGGGGTGTTCGTCTCGCGCACCCGCCCCTGCCTGCAGCACCAGATCAAGCGCTGCTCCGCCCCCTGCGTCGGCCGTGTCAGCGAGGAGGAATACACCGCCCAGGTCCAGGGCGTGCGCGACGTGCTGTCCGGCCGCAGCGCGGAGGTGCAGGCGGAATTCGCCCGCCACATGCTCGACAGTTCGGACCGGCTGGAATACGAGGACGCCGCCCGCTGGCGCGACCGCATCCGCGCCCTGACCGCGCTGCAGAGCCGCCAGGACATCAATCTGGAAGACGCGCTGGGCGATGCCGACGTGCTGGCCCTGCACCGCGAGGGCGGAGCGGCCTGCGTCCAGGCCTTCTTCTTCCGCGGCGGCCGCAACCAGGGCACCCGCGCCTTCTTCCCGCGCATCGACGCGGAGGAGGAACCGGGCGACATCCTGGCCGCCTTCGCCGCCCAGCTCTATGCCGATACCCCGCCGCCGGCCCTGCTGCTGCTGAGCGACCCGGTCGAATCCCCGGAACTGCTGGCCGACGCGCTGAGCCTGTCGGCCGGCCACCGTGTCGCCGTGGAATGCCCGAAGCGCGGGCCGAAGCGCCGCGCGGTCGAACATGCGCAGACCAACGCCCGCGACGCCCTCGGCCGCCGGATGTCCGAGCGATCCACCCAGGCGACGCTGCTGGAGGGGGTGGCCCGCGTCTTCGGCCTGCCCGCCGCCCCGCGCCGCATCGAGATCTACGACACCTCGCACATCCAGGGCTCATTCCCGGTCGGCGCGATGGTGGTGGCCGGGCCGGAGGGGTTCCAGCGCAACGCCTATCGCCGCTTCTACATCCGTGACCCCGAAGCCGCCGGCGACGATTACGCCATGCTGCGCGAGACCTTCACCCGCCGCTTCCACCGCAGCAATGATGCCGGCCGCGATTCCGGGCAATGGCCCGACCTCGTCCTGATCGACGGCGGGCTGGGCCAATTGAACGCGGTGAAGGACGAGCTGGCGATGCTGCAGATCACCGACATCCCGCTGGTCGCCATCGCCAAGGGACCGGACCGCAATGCCGGGCGCGAGCGCTTCTTCCGCCCCGGCCAGCCGCCGCTGACCCTGCCGCCCAACGACCCGGTGCTGCATTTCCTGCAAAGGCTGCGCGACGAGGCACACCGAACCGCCATCGACAGCCACCGCGCCCGCCGCATGAAGGCGATGTCGCACACCCGCATCGACGGCATCCCCGGCATCGGCCCGGCCCGCAAGAAGGCGCTGCTCCACCATTTCGGCAGCGCCACCGCCGTCGCCTCCGCCGGGCTGAAGGATCTGGAAGCCGCCCCCGGCATCAGCGCCGCCACCGCGCGGAAGCTCTACGAGCATTTCCACGGATAG
- a CDS encoding ABC transporter ATP-binding protein, with translation MATIQFDNLGHSYHPHPSRPEDYALRRLSQEWEDGKAYALLGPSGCGKSTLLNIISGLLVPSEGRVLFDGLDVTRCTPEERNIAQVFQFPVIYDTMTVYENLAFPLRNRKVPAADVDRRVRQVAEALDLTADLKRRAKRLTPDAKQKISMGRGLVRSDVAAILFDEPLTVIDPHTKWILRRKLRQIHEEYRLTMIYVTHDQVEALTFADKVAVMYEGAMVQLGTPQELFENPQHTFVGYFIGSPGINLMPCTLGGDHALVDGISIPLPDRAVPAFGSRGGGKFELGIRPEFLELTRSGSAGAIPVQVTGVDDLGTSKLATVRLGSHTLKARLSEEQEIPALDAAIRFPTRWTKLYRDSHLVG, from the coding sequence ATGGCGACCATCCAATTCGACAATCTCGGCCACTCCTATCACCCGCATCCGAGCCGGCCCGAGGACTATGCGCTGCGCCGGCTGTCGCAGGAATGGGAGGACGGCAAGGCCTATGCGCTGCTGGGTCCATCGGGCTGCGGCAAGTCAACGCTGCTGAACATCATCTCCGGCCTGCTGGTGCCCAGCGAGGGACGGGTGCTGTTCGACGGGCTGGACGTGACCCGCTGCACGCCGGAAGAGCGCAACATCGCCCAGGTGTTCCAGTTCCCGGTCATCTACGACACCATGACGGTGTACGAGAACCTCGCCTTCCCCCTGCGCAACCGCAAGGTTCCGGCCGCCGATGTCGACCGCCGCGTGCGGCAGGTGGCGGAGGCGCTGGACCTGACCGCCGACCTGAAGAGGCGCGCGAAGCGGCTGACGCCCGATGCCAAGCAGAAGATCTCCATGGGCCGGGGCCTCGTGCGCTCCGACGTGGCGGCCATCCTGTTCGACGAGCCGCTGACCGTCATCGACCCGCACACCAAGTGGATCCTGCGCCGCAAGCTGCGCCAGATTCACGAGGAATACCGCCTGACCATGATCTACGTGACCCATGACCAGGTGGAGGCGCTGACCTTCGCCGACAAGGTCGCGGTGATGTACGAAGGGGCCATGGTCCAGCTCGGCACGCCGCAGGAGCTGTTCGAGAATCCGCAGCACACCTTCGTCGGCTATTTCATCGGCAGCCCCGGCATCAACCTGATGCCCTGCACGCTGGGCGGCGACCACGCGCTGGTGGATGGGATTTCCATCCCGCTCCCCGACCGTGCGGTTCCTGCCTTCGGCTCCAGAGGCGGCGGCAAGTTCGAGCTGGGCATCCGGCCGGAGTTCCTGGAGCTGACCCGCAGCGGCAGTGCCGGCGCCATCCCGGTTCAGGTCACCGGCGTCGACGACCTCGGCACCTCCAAGCTGGCGACGGTGCGGCTGGGCAGCCACACGCTGAAGGCCCGGCTGAGCGAGGAGCAGGAAATCCCGGCGCTGGACGCCGCCATCCGTTTCCCCACCCGGTGGACGAAGCTCTACCGCGACAGCCATCTGGTCGGTTGA
- a CDS encoding carbohydrate ABC transporter permease has protein sequence MDKVQDNRAWFLIIPVFMIVAFSAVIPLMTVVNYSVQEIFGPGQTFFVGTEWFEAVLADERLHDALIRQIIYSLAVLAIEIPLGILIALSMPGGRSAKTSLTLVLLALPLLIPFNVVGTIWQIFGRGDIGLLGATFRAIGIDYNYTNNPLDAWLTVLVMDVWHWTSLVALLCYAGLQSIPPAFYQAAKIDGASKWAVFRYIQLPKMRGVLIIAVLLRFMDSFMIYTEPFVLTGGGPGNSTTFLSQYLTQMAVGQFDIGKAAAFSIVYFLIVLLFSFIFYTMIINTGEGEKK, from the coding sequence ATGGATAAGGTCCAGGACAACCGGGCTTGGTTCCTCATCATCCCGGTCTTTATGATCGTCGCCTTCAGCGCGGTTATCCCGCTGATGACGGTGGTCAATTATTCGGTGCAGGAGATCTTCGGCCCCGGCCAGACCTTCTTCGTCGGCACCGAGTGGTTCGAGGCGGTGCTGGCCGACGAACGGCTGCACGACGCGCTGATCCGCCAGATCATCTATTCGCTGGCGGTGCTGGCGATCGAGATCCCTCTCGGCATCCTGATCGCGCTCAGCATGCCCGGCGGCCGCAGCGCCAAGACGTCGCTGACGCTGGTTCTGCTGGCCCTGCCGCTGCTGATCCCGTTCAACGTGGTCGGCACCATCTGGCAGATCTTCGGCCGCGGCGACATCGGCCTGCTGGGCGCCACCTTCCGCGCCATCGGCATCGACTACAACTATACCAACAACCCGCTGGACGCTTGGCTGACCGTGCTGGTCATGGACGTCTGGCACTGGACCAGCCTGGTGGCGCTGCTGTGCTACGCCGGCCTGCAGTCGATCCCGCCGGCCTTCTATCAGGCGGCCAAGATCGACGGCGCGTCGAAGTGGGCGGTGTTCCGCTACATCCAACTGCCGAAGATGCGCGGCGTCCTGATCATCGCGGTGCTGCTGCGCTTCATGGACAGCTTCATGATCTACACCGAGCCCTTCGTGCTGACCGGCGGCGGTCCCGGCAACTCCACCACCTTCCTCAGCCAGTATCTGACGCAGATGGCGGTGGGTCAGTTCGACATCGGCAAGGCCGCGGCCTTCTCCATCGTCTATTTCCTGATCGTGCTGCTGTTCAGCTTCATCTTCTACACCATGATCATCAACACCGGGGAGGGAGAGAAGAAATGA
- a CDS encoding hemerythrin domain-containing protein, whose translation MASKTTGTQADIFARIKTDHDTIRSLLEKTEKANGSGRAVFEDLQRELWAHSKVEEGVFYASLKKAKEAKSETIEGLNEHHLINGLLDELNAMKTSDSGWKEKLQVLGELVRHHLDEEEEELFEEAKDVLDDARAAELGSVYADRKQHIMAGLAPL comes from the coding sequence ATGGCCAGCAAGACCACCGGCACCCAGGCCGACATCTTCGCCCGCATCAAGACCGATCACGACACCATCCGCAGCCTTCTGGAAAAGACCGAGAAGGCCAACGGCAGCGGCCGCGCCGTGTTCGAGGATCTGCAGCGCGAGTTGTGGGCCCATTCCAAGGTCGAGGAGGGCGTGTTCTACGCCTCGCTGAAAAAGGCCAAGGAAGCGAAGTCGGAAACCATCGAAGGGCTGAACGAGCACCACCTTATCAACGGCCTGCTGGACGAGCTGAACGCGATGAAGACCAGCGACAGCGGCTGGAAGGAAAAGCTCCAGGTGCTGGGCGAACTGGTCCGCCACCATCTGGACGAGGAGGAGGAGGAGTTGTTCGAGGAGGCCAAGGACGTCCTCGACGACGCCCGCGCCGCCGAGTTGGGCAGCGTCTACGCCGACCGCAAGCAGCACATCATGGCCGGGCTGGCGCCGCTGTAA
- a CDS encoding DeoR family transcriptional regulator encodes MDARLDAERRQQEIVTLVHAKGMVQIQWLAEHFDVTPQTIRRDIEHLAGQSAVRRFRGGVTVPSSVENIAYSTRQTLMAEEKRRIAELVARHVPEDASLFLNIGTTTEAVAQALLGHKRLRVLTNNLNVATILHKNTNFALSIAGGLVRERDGGIIGEATVEFIRRYKVDIGIIGISGIDSEGDLLDYDEQEVRVARAIIESSRRIFLVTDHTKFGRNAMIRMADVSVLDALFTDRLPPPELMEVLGNADCQVHVADGSEPANADGEDAEE; translated from the coding sequence ATGGATGCGCGCCTGGACGCCGAACGCCGCCAGCAGGAAATCGTGACCCTCGTCCATGCCAAGGGCATGGTGCAGATCCAGTGGCTGGCCGAGCATTTCGACGTCACGCCGCAGACCATCCGCCGCGACATCGAACATCTCGCCGGGCAGTCCGCCGTGCGGCGTTTCCGCGGCGGCGTCACCGTGCCGTCCAGCGTGGAGAACATCGCCTACTCCACCCGCCAGACCCTGATGGCGGAGGAAAAGCGCCGCATCGCCGAACTGGTCGCCCGCCATGTGCCGGAGGACGCCTCGCTGTTCCTCAACATCGGCACGACGACGGAGGCGGTGGCCCAGGCCCTGCTCGGCCACAAGCGGCTGCGCGTCCTGACCAACAACCTGAACGTCGCCACCATCCTGCACAAGAACACGAACTTCGCGCTGTCCATCGCCGGCGGTCTGGTGCGCGAACGCGACGGCGGCATCATCGGCGAGGCGACGGTGGAGTTCATCCGCCGCTACAAGGTCGACATCGGCATCATCGGCATCAGCGGCATCGATTCCGAAGGCGACCTGCTGGATTACGACGAGCAGGAGGTGCGCGTCGCCCGCGCCATCATCGAAAGCTCGCGCCGGATCTTCCTGGTCACCGACCACACCAAGTTCGGCCGCAACGCCATGATCCGCATGGCCGACGTCAGCGTGCTCGACGCCCTGTTCACCGACCGCCTGCCGCCGCCCGAACTGATGGAGGTGCTGGGCAACGCCGACTGCCAGGTGCATGTCGCCGACGGCAGCGAACCGGCGAACGCCGACGGGGAGGATGCGGAGGAGTGA
- a CDS encoding universal stress protein, producing the protein MTYKTILVPLCGSDNDPVALKGAVAVAKDFDAHIVALFVCLDPRDAVPMLGEGMSGAMVDEIMRAAEDESNKHRVAARRHFETVIADAGIELRDLPGGVEAPSAAWREVVGRIEDVVPAEGRLSDLIVCAHTSIEADTQGYTTMETALLGSARPVLLVPKDLPAEIGRTVAVAWNGKVEATRAVAAALPFLRSAERALVLTAETSVTEPATGRRITDYLAWQGVNPELTILHPGSEPVGETVTKKAVELGADLLVMGGYGHSRMREMILGGVTRYVLNHAGLPVLMAH; encoded by the coding sequence ATGACCTATAAGACCATCCTTGTGCCGCTGTGCGGCAGTGACAACGATCCGGTGGCCCTCAAAGGTGCGGTCGCGGTTGCGAAGGATTTCGACGCGCATATCGTCGCCCTGTTCGTGTGCCTCGACCCGCGCGATGCCGTGCCGATGCTGGGCGAGGGCATGTCAGGCGCCATGGTGGACGAGATCATGCGCGCGGCGGAGGACGAATCGAACAAACACCGCGTCGCCGCCCGCAGGCATTTCGAGACGGTGATCGCCGATGCCGGGATCGAGCTGCGCGACCTCCCCGGCGGGGTGGAGGCGCCGTCCGCCGCCTGGCGCGAGGTCGTCGGGCGGATTGAGGACGTGGTGCCGGCCGAAGGCCGCCTGTCCGACCTGATCGTCTGCGCCCACACCTCCATCGAGGCGGACACCCAGGGCTACACCACCATGGAAACGGCGCTGCTGGGCTCCGCCCGGCCGGTGCTGCTGGTGCCCAAGGATCTGCCGGCGGAAATCGGCCGCACCGTCGCCGTCGCCTGGAACGGCAAGGTGGAGGCGACCCGCGCCGTCGCCGCCGCACTGCCCTTCCTGCGCAGCGCCGAGCGCGCTCTGGTTCTGACCGCCGAAACCTCGGTTACCGAGCCCGCGACAGGACGCCGCATCACCGATTATCTCGCTTGGCAGGGCGTTAACCCTGAGTTAACTATATTGCATCCGGGATCGGAACCCGTCGGGGAGACGGTCACCAAGAAAGCCGTGGAGCTGGGCGCCGACCTGCTCGTGATGGGCGGTTACGGCCACAGCCGGATGCGGGAAATGATCCTGGGCGGTGTCACGCGCTACGTGCTGAACCACGCCGGGCTGCCGGTTCTTATGGCTCACTGA
- a CDS encoding GMP reductase, with protein MIIESDLKLDFKDVLIRPKRSTLQSRNDVDVNRSFTFLHTQRDWTGFPLIAANMDVTGSMGMARALSRFGAMTALHKHYKADELAAFFRAEAESATLSNVFYSMGIAEADHDKFQAVKAKAPVGKICLDVANGYTERFVEVISRLREENPDTVIMAGNVVTGDMTEALLLAGADIVKVGIGPGSVCTTRKMTGVGYPQLSAIIECADAAHGLKGQVCGDGGCTVPGDISKAYGAGADFVMLGGMLAGHDECEGEIRYEDRDGNRVPVAMTFYGMSSDTAMHKYSGGVASYRASEGKTVEIPYRGPVENTMQEIMGGVRSMMTYIGATRLKEVPKRTTFVRVGAQLNTVFGG; from the coding sequence GTGATCATCGAAAGCGATCTCAAGCTCGACTTCAAGGATGTGCTGATCCGGCCGAAACGCAGCACGCTGCAGAGCCGCAACGACGTGGACGTCAACCGGAGCTTCACCTTCCTGCACACCCAGCGCGACTGGACCGGCTTCCCATTGATCGCCGCGAACATGGACGTCACCGGCAGCATGGGCATGGCCCGCGCGCTGTCGCGCTTCGGCGCGATGACCGCCCTGCACAAGCATTACAAGGCGGACGAACTGGCCGCCTTCTTCCGGGCGGAGGCGGAATCCGCCACCCTGTCCAACGTCTTCTATTCCATGGGCATCGCCGAAGCCGACCATGACAAGTTCCAGGCGGTGAAGGCCAAGGCGCCGGTGGGCAAGATCTGCCTCGACGTCGCCAACGGCTATACCGAGCGCTTCGTCGAGGTCATCTCCCGCCTGCGCGAAGAGAACCCGGACACCGTCATCATGGCCGGCAACGTCGTCACCGGCGACATGACGGAGGCGCTGCTGCTGGCCGGCGCCGACATCGTCAAGGTCGGCATCGGGCCGGGTTCGGTCTGCACCACCCGCAAGATGACCGGCGTCGGCTATCCCCAGCTGTCGGCCATCATCGAATGCGCCGATGCCGCGCACGGGCTGAAGGGGCAGGTCTGCGGCGACGGCGGCTGCACCGTGCCGGGCGACATCTCCAAGGCCTATGGCGCCGGCGCCGACTTCGTGATGCTCGGCGGCATGCTGGCCGGCCATGACGAATGCGAGGGCGAGATCCGCTACGAGGACCGCGACGGCAACCGCGTGCCCGTCGCCATGACCTTCTACGGCATGTCGTCTGACACCGCGATGCACAAGTATTCCGGCGGCGTCGCCTCCTACCGCGCGTCGGAGGGCAAGACGGTGGAGATCCCCTACCGCGGCCCGGTGGAGAACACGATGCAGGAGATCATGGGCGGCGTGCGCAGCATGATGACCTATATCGGCGCCACCCGGCTGAAGGAGGTGCCGAAACGCACCACCTTCGTGCGCGTCGGCGCCCAGTTGAACACCGTGTTCGGGGGCTGA
- a CDS encoding carbohydrate ABC transporter permease, producing the protein MLPIYWMVNMSFKTNEEILSGLTLFPQNPTLRNYAVIFTDPSWYSGYINSIYYVTLNTVISLMVALPAAYAFSRYRFIGDKHVFFWLLTNKMAPPAVFLLPFFQLYQTVGLFDTHIAVALAHCLFNVPLAVWILEGFMSGVPREIDEMAYIDGYSFPRFFGTVFLPMIRSGVGVTAFFCFMFSWVELLLARTLTSVDAKPIAATMTRTVSASGMDWGLLAAAGVLTILPGALVIWFVRNYIAKGFALGRV; encoded by the coding sequence ATGCTGCCCATCTACTGGATGGTCAACATGTCCTTCAAGACGAACGAGGAGATCCTGTCGGGCCTGACGCTGTTCCCCCAGAACCCGACCCTGCGCAATTACGCCGTCATCTTCACCGATCCCAGCTGGTACAGCGGCTACATCAACTCGATCTATTATGTGACGCTGAACACCGTCATCTCGCTGATGGTGGCGCTGCCGGCGGCCTACGCCTTCTCGCGCTACCGCTTCATCGGCGACAAGCATGTCTTCTTCTGGCTGCTGACCAACAAGATGGCGCCGCCGGCCGTGTTCCTGCTGCCCTTCTTCCAGCTCTACCAGACGGTGGGGCTGTTCGACACGCACATCGCGGTGGCGCTGGCCCACTGCCTGTTCAACGTGCCGCTGGCGGTCTGGATCCTGGAAGGCTTCATGTCGGGCGTGCCGCGCGAGATCGACGAGATGGCCTACATCGACGGCTACAGCTTCCCGCGCTTCTTCGGCACGGTGTTCCTGCCGATGATCCGGTCCGGCGTCGGCGTCACCGCCTTCTTCTGCTTCATGTTCAGCTGGGTGGAACTGCTGCTGGCCCGTACGTTGACCTCGGTCGACGCCAAGCCGATCGCCGCCACCATGACCCGCACCGTCAGCGCGTCGGGCATGGATTGGGGCCTGCTGGCCGCCGCCGGTGTGCTGACCATCCTGCCGGGCGCGCTCGTGATCTGGTTCGTCCGCAATTACATCGCCAAGGGCTTCGCGCTCGGTCGCGTTTGA
- the glpD gene encoding glycerol-3-phosphate dehydrogenase, giving the protein MANESAVTDLLIVGGGVNGAGIARDAAGRGMSVVLCEQGDLAGATSSASTKLIHGGLRYLEYYEFRLVREALQEREVLLRAAPHIIWPMRFVLPHDSSMRPAWMVRIGLFLYDHLGKRKLLPGSHGVDLTSSPAGKPLSGGFTKAFEYSDCWVEDSRLVVLNAMDAQARGAEILTRTRCDRAVRRDGLWEATLVDVNSGAARTVRARALVNAAGPWVREMIARRTGVTVDKSVRLVKGSHIVVRRMFEGEHAYIFQNDDRRIVFAIPYEREFTLIGTTDLDYSGDPGAAAISAEEITYMCRAVSRYFATPVRESDVVWTYSGVRPLFDDESGNASAVTRDYVLEMDEPAGGAPMLSIFGGKITTFRRLAEEATEKLGRALGKDGAAWTAAWTADVPLPGGDIAGADFAGFLAGLKRSRPWLPEALAYRLARAYGTRVDRLLGDAKGLDDLGIDFGGGVHEAELDYAMREEFALTGDDFLWRRSKLGLHLDANIREAIGDWFDRRREATANRDLGGDTATLRSMGGQR; this is encoded by the coding sequence ATGGCGAACGAGTCCGCGGTTACCGACCTTCTGATCGTCGGCGGCGGCGTGAACGGGGCGGGCATCGCCCGCGACGCGGCCGGGCGCGGGATGTCGGTGGTGCTGTGCGAACAGGGCGACCTCGCGGGCGCCACCTCGTCGGCCAGCACCAAGCTGATCCATGGCGGCTTGCGCTATCTCGAATATTACGAATTCCGTCTGGTGCGCGAAGCGCTGCAGGAGCGCGAGGTGCTTTTGCGCGCCGCTCCGCACATCATCTGGCCGATGCGCTTCGTCCTGCCCCACGACAGCAGCATGCGCCCGGCCTGGATGGTGCGGATCGGCCTGTTCCTTTACGATCATTTGGGAAAGCGTAAGCTCCTGCCGGGTTCGCACGGCGTCGACCTGACCAGCTCGCCGGCCGGAAAGCCGCTGTCGGGCGGCTTCACCAAGGCGTTCGAATATTCGGACTGCTGGGTGGAGGACAGCCGGCTGGTCGTGCTGAACGCGATGGACGCGCAGGCCCGCGGGGCGGAGATTCTGACGCGCACCCGCTGCGACAGGGCGGTCCGCCGCGACGGGCTGTGGGAAGCGACGCTGGTCGACGTGAACTCGGGCGCCGCGCGCACCGTCCGCGCCCGCGCGCTGGTCAACGCCGCCGGCCCCTGGGTGCGCGAGATGATCGCCAGGCGCACCGGCGTCACCGTCGACAAGTCGGTGCGCCTGGTGAAGGGCAGCCACATCGTCGTTCGCAGGATGTTCGAAGGCGAACACGCCTACATCTTCCAGAACGACGACCGCCGCATCGTCTTCGCCATCCCCTACGAGCGCGAATTCACCCTGATCGGCACCACCGACCTCGATTATTCGGGCGATCCCGGCGCCGCCGCGATCAGCGCGGAGGAAATCACCTACATGTGCCGGGCGGTGTCGCGCTATTTCGCCACGCCCGTGCGCGAAAGCGATGTGGTCTGGACCTACAGCGGCGTCCGTCCGCTGTTCGACGACGAAAGCGGCAACGCCTCGGCCGTCACCCGCGACTATGTGCTGGAGATGGACGAGCCGGCCGGCGGCGCGCCGATGCTGTCGATCTTCGGCGGCAAGATCACGACCTTCCGCCGGCTGGCGGAGGAGGCGACGGAGAAGCTGGGCCGGGCGCTCGGCAAGGATGGCGCCGCCTGGACAGCCGCCTGGACCGCGGACGTGCCGCTTCCCGGCGGCGACATCGCCGGCGCGGACTTCGCCGGCTTCCTCGCCGGGCTGAAGCGGAGCCGGCCCTGGCTGCCGGAAGCCCTGGCCTACCGGCTGGCCCGAGCCTACGGCACGCGGGTCGACCGGCTGCTGGGCGACGCCAAGGGGCTGGACGACCTGGGCATCGATTTCGGGGGCGGCGTCCATGAGGCCGAACTCGACTACGCCATGCGGGAGGAGTTCGCCCTGACCGGCGACGACTTCCTGTGGCGGCGCTCCAAACTTGGTCTGCACCTGGACGCAAATATCCGGGAAGCCATCGGCGACTGGTTCGACCGGCGCCGCGAAGCGACGGCCAACAGGGATTTGGGCGGCGATACCGCCACCCTGCGGTCGATGGGAGGACAGCGGTGA
- a CDS encoding ABC transporter ATP-binding protein codes for MTLTLEGVAKRVGAEQHLHPLSLELQPGSFNVLLGRTLAGKTTLMRLMAGLDAPSAGRVLENGKDVTGVSVRRRDVAMVYQQFINYPAMTVYENIASPLRRQGKDKEEIDAKVRRTAAMLRIDPYLDRLPAELSGGQQQRCAIARALVKGAGLLLLDEPLVNLDYKLREELRAELRDIFADGRTTVVYATTEPQEALILGGSVTVLHEGRMLQNGPTGAVFHAPATLDCAEVFSDPPMNVVDAILTNDRVALSDGTSLPLSAHDRNLPAGPCKVGIRANHLTVLRRNERLVPIRGRVELSEISGSETFIHLHHGGTTLIAREDGVHSHPIGGEIQVYADPDRIFVFSTAGRLVAAPNWRRGALRYIA; via the coding sequence GTGACACTCACACTGGAAGGCGTGGCGAAGCGTGTCGGCGCCGAGCAGCATCTCCACCCCCTGTCGCTGGAGCTGCAGCCCGGCAGCTTCAACGTCCTGCTGGGGCGGACGCTGGCCGGCAAGACGACGCTGATGCGGCTGATGGCCGGGCTGGATGCGCCCAGCGCCGGGCGCGTGCTGGAGAACGGCAAGGACGTGACCGGCGTGTCGGTGCGCCGGCGCGACGTGGCGATGGTCTATCAGCAGTTCATCAACTACCCGGCGATGACGGTGTACGAGAACATCGCCTCGCCGCTGCGCCGCCAGGGCAAGGACAAAGAGGAGATCGACGCCAAGGTGCGCCGCACCGCCGCCATGCTGCGGATCGACCCCTATCTCGACCGGCTGCCGGCCGAGCTGTCGGGTGGGCAGCAGCAGCGCTGCGCCATCGCCCGCGCGCTGGTGAAGGGCGCCGGCCTGCTTCTGCTGGACGAGCCGCTGGTCAATCTCGACTACAAGCTGCGCGAGGAGCTGCGCGCGGAACTGCGCGACATCTTCGCGGATGGCAGGACCACCGTCGTCTACGCCACCACCGAACCGCAGGAGGCGCTGATCCTCGGCGGCAGCGTGACGGTGCTGCATGAGGGGCGGATGCTGCAGAACGGGCCGACCGGCGCCGTGTTCCATGCCCCCGCCACGCTCGACTGCGCCGAGGTGTTCAGCGACCCGCCGATGAATGTGGTGGACGCGATCCTCACCAACGACCGGGTCGCGCTGTCCGACGGCACCAGCCTGCCGCTGTCGGCCCATGACCGCAACCTGCCGGCCGGACCCTGCAAGGTCGGCATCCGCGCCAACCACCTGACGGTGCTGCGGCGGAACGAGCGGCTGGTGCCGATCAGGGGGCGGGTGGAGCTGTCGGAGATCAGCGGGTCGGAGACCTTCATCCACCTGCACCATGGCGGAACCACGCTGATCGCGCGCGAGGACGGGGTGCACAGCCACCCGATCGGCGGCGAGATCCAGGTCTATGCCGATCCCGACCGCATCTTCGTCTTCTCCACCGCCGGGCGGCTGGTGGCGGCACCCAACTGGCGGCGCGGCGCGCTGCGCTACATCGCTTAA